TAATCCccgccgttttttttttgttgtttccGTCGTTCTTTTACCATCCGattttctctcttcgttttgCGCTTGCTTATTTTGCATGTCCTGTGCATTGTGATGTTTCTGCTGACGTCATCGTAGGGAGCGTGTATGACGATTTTACGTGTGTCTCTACATTTTGTTTTCCCCGCTTGCCGTTGCATCTCGGACGTCGTTGCCAccttcgccgctgtcgcgcacgcaccccccccctccggACGACTCGCTGTTTTAGCGCGAGTCACGTGTGCCGCGTGAACACGGCCCAGTGAGGCAACGTCAAGGTAGAAGAATGTTTAGTCGAAAATAAGAACGCAGATGCAGAGGAATGCAGGAAGGAAAACTAAAGTTGACGCAGGCGGTAGCGAATTCGCTTTTAGAATTTTACTATGTGACGCGAAGGCATGTAGTATCTGGCCCCAGAGGAAAAAGCAAGAGAAGCACGAAAATGGAAGGAGAAGCGTAGGATGCGCTAGCGACTTCTACCAGTGATGGAGGGAAAAGGGAATCAGTGGCCTCAGCGCTGTGGAAAACCCATCTGGTGCGCTCGTCTTTCGCCGATGTGGCACGCGGTCTCGGGCGACGTGGCCTACTTCCCCATTCTCACGGATatccaccgccgcagcgccctTTGTGTGGCTTGTGGGTCCCTGGTGCTTATCTGCTCGCGGTCGCTCCTGACGTCTCAGGCAAAAGAGGCCGTGGGGGTCAGAAAGGGATGCACTATGATGTGTCCGGCAACAGGCACCATGATGACCCGACGTCTCTCTGAGTATCGTTACGCCGCCCCTTGATCGGTGCCGCTAGGAAAGcgggtggggaagggggagttCTTTGGCGCCATCGTGGGCGAGCTGACGTCTTCAGTTAGGATGATCGCGTGCCGTCTTGGCCCTTATCGGCTTCATAGTTGCATGCGCTTCACACCTGTCATGCCTTCTCACCACGCACATGCGAACTTTCTTGttctccaccgctgcccacTCTCCGTTCCCGCTTCGTTTTCTCTCAATCCTCTACCTCGAATAATACCCACTCGAGCAACGCCTACTGGCCAAAGAGGGGCTTCGCTTGGGAAGAACAGATTGCCACTGGCTTGTGCCCTGTTCACGACGCATCTGAACACGCGCGCACTAACGCACGCATTTGCAGGTCAGCGGATACCCCTCTTAGTGTAGTCCGGCACAATGGCGGAACAGGAAGACTTGGCCGCCGTCTCGCCGGCAGAGACGATGGATTCTCAGCTGTACTACGTGCGGTATTACTCCGGGCATACTGGCCGCTACGGCAACGAGTTCCTTGAGTTCGAGATATCAGAGACTGGATCACTGAAATACGTCAACAACAGCAACTATAGAAACGACTTCATCATCAAGAAGCAAGCACGCGTCTCTCCAGCGGTGCTcgaggaggtgaagaagcTCATTGTGCAGTACTCGGTCTGCGAGAGTGACGACGAGCGGTGGCCAGCTCCGGATCGCAATGGGCGGCAGGAGCTGGAGATTCACCTCGGCAACACCCATATATCGCTCTTGACGAACAAGTTGACGTCGATGGCCGAGATTCCGAAGAGTTCGGAGACCGACAGCCTGGTGAGGTTCTACAGCTTTGTGCGGGATGTGAAGGCGCTCATCTTCGCGCTGGTCTCCATTCACTTTAAAATTAAGCCGATCTGAGGTGCCCGTGCGCTATGATGTCTCTTCGGGAGCGAGAGGTTGCCCATGTAGAGCTGAGTGCGCACGACGGAGAACGCACCATTGATGAAGATGGCTACGTAACAAGGAGAATGCCGAAAATGAAGAAAAAAGTGCAGTGCGGCTAACGTGAACTGCCATCCCCGTCTGCACGTCCTTTCTCCTGCCTCCGCTGTGAAGTTCATTTGTCTGCGTGCACCAGCAAGTCTGTGTTGATGCACAAGGACGGCCAAGAAGGGGCGTGCTAGCGGGCAAGGAGGCTGATGAGGGCGCACTCCAGCACAGCGTAGAGTGAGAAAGCGTAGTGACGAGAGAGCCCTTGGCAGTCCAACGGAGATCAGCGTTCTCATGCGAATGCGTTTTTGTTGCTGTGTCTTGCCACGTCTGGGAGCTCctttccctttccctcctcttcgctgctTGTATCGCGCCCTCTGCCCTTCCCGTGAGCCGCAACGCGACGGCATGCACATGTGTCGCATTCTCGTACTCCTTTGTGGCTccacgccctcctcgctgtctctctctctctcaccaaCCCGCGTCAACGCGTCGCGGCCATCGCAGCGAATCAccatccagcagcgcctttaCCCATCTCTGCATAGAAAAACAAGAAGCGTACGAAGTACCCCCCACACTCGCCCCCACCCGTtcacaaacacgcacgcacacgccaacaCCGTTGTACGACGCCTATCATCCTCGTTGAACCGTCAAGCACAAACAGGAGCGACGCGCACGGAAGAGCACAAAGAAGCGCAAAGTGGGAAGCAATACGAAAACGTGACACGCTGTTTTGGATCCTTGGCTTTGGCACTTTTTTTCCCATTCGTGCGCGATAACACGGGGTTTCGCTCTCACTTGCACGGTCAGGACGGAATCACaagcacgcatgcacaccggTCGTGAGCTGCCCCTTCCCGCCTCTTCTGCTGTTTTGCACCGCTCTCGTTGATTTCGCCATTGAGCCCAAATACCCGTCTGCGAACTCTCCCGTTCGTGGTGCATATCCGCAGAACAAGCATCCGCATCAGAGCCATGACCTTCTCCGTCAAGGGCGGCAGCTACTCGTCGTCGCACCCCAGCCCCGCGATGCACCCCTACGTCTCACCGTCCTTGCCGCCGCAGTCTCACGggcagcaggcgccgccATCTTTCTCCTTGGGGGACGAGCAGTATGTCGGGGTACCGAAGCGTGTCGGCGTCGACCCTACCAAGTACAAGACTACCATCTGCCGCAACTGGGAGCAGACAGGGACATGCACATTCCGCGGCTGCACTTTCGCCCACGGCGTCGAGGAGCTCCGCGCGCCTTTGCGGCCCGACGGGCAcacgccggtgctgcgcccGCAGCACATCTCTCCCGGCAGTACACCTCCTCTGCGtgcctcgcagccgccaccgccgccgccgccgccatcttcAGGCCACTATACGCTCGAGCAGTTACTGGACATGCTGTACAAGGAGGTCCTTCATCAGCGCGAGCTCGTGACGGTGCACGTCGAAGCCAACACCACGCTTGAGGGCATGCTGCGCCGAGAGCAAGCCCAGCACGATCTTTCTAAGAAGCAGCTGGAAGAGAAGACTCAGCAGTGCGAGTTGCTCGCTAGAGAACTCTTTGCCCGAAATCAGCAACTGCGTAAGGCGGCTGACAGCTCTCCGGAGATCAAGGGGCTGCTCGATCAGTGGGAGACGCAGCTGGCAAGCTTCTCGGAGGCGGATGCGAAGAAGGATGACGTGTTTtacaccgccaccgccacatcCTCAACGGATGATGGCGGGGATTCTGGAAAGGAATACGAAAGCGCGCGTATTGAGGAGCTCCTACGTGCTCTGCAGCGGtaagcgcggcgccgctctcttcTGCCCCCGCTCGCCTCCGTGCTCGAGAGAGCCATGACGCATGCGTCAAGGCGGGGAAGgagcgagaaggagagaagcggGGAGATGGCAGACGAACGGCTGCTAACCTCCAGTCCCACCTCCAAACGAGACGCGTGAAATGCGCTGATGAGGCAAATGACACATTATCTGTTTTATCGGTCTCGTTggcagagcgagcgagggcgGTGTTCGTTACCACCAGCGAGCGTTGTTCATATCCCGCCCGCATGTATGGATGCTCCTGAGTAGACTTCacattttctttttgtcgGTATCACGACTTTTGAGTTCTCGCGTTCTTGTTGATGTGACACAAAGCAAAGACtgatggaggggaggggtggggcaCTGTCGATGGAGGCGCTGAGGGCGGACCATTTGCCGCGAGGTGAATGAGGCAtgaaggcggaggggcggGGATGGGGCCGATGCTTCTTCCTGCAGGAAAGGCagccttttttctttttgcgaATACGGTGGTGTGGATCTGTACGGTTAACACATTGACCAGTAGTGATGAGCTCTCGCTTCGTAGCGTTGCTGctccgccccctcttcctcccctctgTCTCAGTTTGTTTTTcggctttcttttttccgtCTACCGTTTGCCGATTTTGCGGGCGACTCTCTTGGCGCGTCTCTCTGACCGGCTCTTTCACGCGCACCCTGCCACCTTTCACATCCTCACAAGCGCTTCACCTAGCATCCCTGGCACGAACACAAACACAACTGTCATTCCACGCGCGGCTGCTTCTATCGTCGTGCACTTGAATAGATAACGCTGCTTTCTATCTCCTCTTACTGGTCGCATTTTTTCCGCTCGCCTTGCCAatcttctttttctgtttctctcttcgacgtttgtgtttgtgcttgtgtgtgcgggcgtgtgagtgtgctgctgcagtttTACGTAACCCTTTGCCCCGCACTCCTGGAGAGACTCATGCGCGTATGCGCCGCTGAGTCCACGCGATGGTGTTGTAGGGTCTGCCCGTGCATGTACTTCTGTTGTTGTACCGAGCCCTGCGAGGAGGGCTTGAGAAGACTTACCGGATCTGCAGGTAGgcgtatgtgtatgcgtgcatcGACCACTGTCTATTTTTACGCCGCTCGCCATGACGTCCTCTTCTAGTAGCCGTGAGGAGTGGTGTGGCGGTATGAAGagagcaggcgcacacacgcgcgctcacaagcgtgcgcgcgtgtttgtgcgtctTTTTGTTGTGAGTCAAGTAAAAAGACACAAAAAAGAACGGCGAAACAAAGGCGAAAACGGAACATAGAAAAGGGCGATCTTTCGATTTCCAACTCGTTTTGGAGCTCGTGGTGGCGTTACACctccgcggccgccggccgcgcgcgcagagaaGTGGACCATGCGCGGCATGTGCGACAGCCAGTGCACTTTTCAGCAGCGCGGTCCCATCAGCTCTGGCGTGAGGGCACTCTACCTTTCCCAATGACTCTGCTTCTCTTGTGTGCTCGTCTTCTCCAACCCTCCCTTTTCGAGCAAACACTCCTCTCCACTGTTGCCGCTTTTTCAcgcgcgctcttctctctaccgcgtcgtcggcgctaCGCACTTCAGCTCTTTACTCTTTTCTCCACTGaaccccttccctccctcttttcctctcttcctttcttcaCTCAGCTCAaacccacccccacacaaaacacgcacaccacaacCAAGTGCCGAGAGTACCGAGAGTGTTCGCGCTGCTCGCTaacgtgcatgtgtgcattACCGAGCCGTTCGCACCGCTACTCCACCGTCTGTCCAGCTACCCATTTAAAGGGGAGTACCCATCTTTATTTCACGGAAAGGTGTGTGCACCGTAGccgtcttgctctctctctctctcttcgctgctcTTGTCGATTTATCCTTAGACCCTCGTGCCTTCCCAAACACATCTGTTGTTCGCCCTTTGCCTGAGTGTTTATCCATTCTTCGTGTGCTCTCTTTCATtggcttctctttccttcgaTCTTTCTCTTGTGTAGAATCGTATCCCACGTTGCCGTCCATTCCCTTTCGACGCACTCTTGCctgtgccgtcgctgtccgCAATACGGCCACCCCGgcttctcctccagctcactttccttttctctctctccctttttgcTCTACTGTTTGGCGTTTCATCTGTGCCCTTTACGAGCGTTATCAGCTCCTTAACCAAGCACTATAACGCTTGCCGGTTTGTGGctgcttcttctcctccccgccTCACATTTCGAATTTGCTTGCCCATCGCACAGCTGGCTACTCGcttattttctttttttttcctacTCGATTTCTGCTTCTCAGCCGGGCATTTTGGCTGCTTTCTCACAGCAATCGTGGCACCAACAACGCCCAGACGCACACGGACGCGGTCGTGAGCATTCGGAAATGGGGAAATCAAAGAAGCACGGGAAACCAGTAAAAGGCGCCTCGAAGAAGGGAAGCAAGCATGACAAGAGCAAGCGCAAGGCCAAGTTCATAGACCCCACGAGCAGCGTAAGTCGCGATGTTCGCGAAACCGTGGCGGCCCTCGTTCAGGAAATCGAGCGCGAGGAGccggtggcggaggagaagtTGCAGCCTCTtaaaaaagggaagaagtGCCAGGAGATCGCCGAAAAAGAGGGCATCCTCGTCAAAACCGGCATGACGAaggagcaggcgcacacgaTCGCTAACCGACTcaaacagcagcagagcacgacgcaccgcagcgacggcgagggcgacgtggggagcgacggcggctgcgacggcgacggcggcggcaccgaggaAGACTACAGTGACACGGCCAACGAGCCCTCCCGGGAGTACCGCAAGGGAGGCTACCACCACGTTGTCATTGGTGAAGTCTATAACGACCGCTACCGCGTCGTCAAGAAGCTGGGCTGGGGCTACTTCTCTACTGTGTGGCTAGTGTGGGACTATCAGAAGGAGCGCTACCAGGCCATGAAGATTCAGAAATCGGCGGCCAGCTACAGCGAGGCCGCCTACGACGAGATCAAGCTGCTCTCGGAGATCATGGAGGCAGACCCGCACAAGAATCGTTGCTGTGCCCGCTTGAATGACTACTTCAAACACACTGGGCCGAAtggcacacacgtgtgcatgCTCTTTGACGTTTACGGCGAGAACTTGCTTTCCCTGATGGAGCGCTACGAGTACCGCGGCATCCCGCTACCAATTGTGAAGTGCATTGCGCGGCAGGTGCTTATAGGCCTCGACCACATCAACTCTATCGACATCATCCACACAGACCTCAAGCCAGAGAATGTACTCTTATCGACTCCGAAGCATTCTATAATATCGCTGATGAAGCATTTCCACCCGCCTCCGTTGCATCAGCGCCCAAAGCTGACGGAGCGCGACCCCAAGACCATGACCAAATCACAGCGAAGACGCTACTACAAGaagctggcgaaggaggagcgaaAGACGCTCCTGGGCGAGGACGATGGCGACCACAAATCTAGAGGCGACGAACACGGCAGTAACGAGAACGGAGACGCAGATTCGGAAGGAAGCAAGACCGACCCGGAGTCGGAGGTCGAGCGCTTTCATCATGTCATCCTGGCCGACTTTGGTAATAGCTGCTGGACATACAAACAGTTCACGGACGAGGTGCAGACACGACAGTATCGCTGCCCCGAGGTTATCCTAGGCGAGCCATATTCGACGCCAATCGACATTTGGTCTTGCGCCTGCATGATTTTTGAGCTCATCACCGGCCAGTTCCTCTTCGATCCCAAAAAGGGCGACGACTACTCGCGTGATGAGGATCATCTGGCTCTAATGAGCGAGCTCCTGGGCGACTTGCCGGAGAGCATGCGACTGGGCGACGGCAAGTACCGCAGCTACTACTACAACTCGAAAGGGGACTTGCGCAACATCAAAGATCTACAGTACTGGGTCCTGGAGGACGTGCTCCATCAGCGGCACAAGTTTACCAAGAAAAAGGCTAAGGAGATCGCCGACTTCCTGCTCCCTATGCTAGAGTACGCGCCCGACACCCGCGCTACCCCTGCCGCAATGCTGCGTGACCACGACGCGTTCTTCGATATCCAAGACGACGACTATGCGCCGCTGTGCTTCGTTGATgaggacagcg
Above is a window of Leishmania donovani BPK282A1 complete genome, chromosome 30 DNA encoding:
- a CDS encoding mago nashi-like protein,putative, which translates into the protein MAEQEDLAAVSPAETMDSQLYYVRYYSGHTGRYGNEFLEFEISETGSLKYVNNSNYRNDFIIKKQARVSPAVLEEVKKLIVQYSVCESDDERWPAPDRNGRQELEIHLGNTHISLLTNKLTSMAEIPKSSETDSLVRFYSFVRDVKALIFALVSIHFKIKPI
- a CDS encoding zinc finger-domain protein, putative — protein: MTFSVKGGSYSSSHPSPAMHPYVSPSLPPQSHGQQAPPSFSLGDEQYVGVPKRVGVDPTKYKTTICRNWEQTGTCTFRGCTFAHGVEELRAPLRPDGHTPVLRPQHISPGSTPPLRASQPPPPPPPPSSGHYTLEQLLDMLYKEVLHQRELVTVHVEANTTLEGMLRREQAQHDLSKKQLEEKTQQCELLARELFARNQQLRKAADSSPEIKGLLDQWETQLASFSEADAKKDDVFYTATATSSTDDGGDSGKEYESARIEELLRALQR
- a CDS encoding serine/threonine-protein kinase, putative, encoding MGKSKKHGKPVKGASKKGSKHDKSKRKAKFIDPTSSVSRDVRETVAALVQEIEREEPVAEEKLQPLKKGKKCQEIAEKEGILVKTGMTKEQAHTIANRLKQQQSTTHRSDGEGDVGSDGGCDGDGGGTEEDYSDTANEPSREYRKGGYHHVVIGEVYNDRYRVVKKLGWGYFSTVWLVWDYQKERYQAMKIQKSAASYSEAAYDEIKLLSEIMEADPHKNRCCARLNDYFKHTGPNGTHVCMLFDVYGENLLSLMERYEYRGIPLPIVKCIARQVLIGLDHINSIDIIHTDLKPENVLLSTPKHSIISLMKHFHPPPLHQRPKLTERDPKTMTKSQRRRYYKKLAKEERKTLLGEDDGDHKSRGDEHGSNENGDADSEGSKTDPESEVERFHHVILADFGNSCWTYKQFTDEVQTRQYRCPEVILGEPYSTPIDIWSCACMIFELITGQFLFDPKKGDDYSRDEDHLALMSELLGDLPESMRLGDGKYRSYYYNSKGDLRNIKDLQYWVLEDVLHQRHKFTKKKAKEIADFLLPMLEYAPDTRATPAAMLRDHDAFFDIQDDDYAPLCFVDEDSGDEEGSASDEEEEETDSDDSSQSYSSAPSSELTAKRSRQPDNDADRSDTFRYWEEHPILNRTYLEERGLTIADIQSVLAGNFLDDAAAHEAAAEVIRLLSEETDLLSNDHGSDGHEADNEDGGDGDNDDEEETTQGSEGPEKVVVGKAAPCDDGVDEDDEETTDEEEEGSSDGAE